The following are encoded together in the Mumia sp. Pv4-285 genome:
- a CDS encoding alpha/beta fold hydrolase: MSSSSRRDTAPATPRVVSTDRGAFAVLDAPVPGGTTRRGHVLLVPGFTGSKEDFAFILPLLARAGWHATAYDQRGQYESVGKPDDDYSVRGLAADALALQEALAPQGRSHLVGHSFGGLVAQQAVLDDASAWRSLTLLCSGPAGFAHPDVVAAADDPEPALRRLRGFIEAVPSQGLETVFELQNTDLDVRPPVRAFLRKRFLASAPESLCAIAEQLIGVPDQVDALAATDVPVAVAYGSGDDAWPFAAQEQMARRLRTEAAVIPGTGHSPATDDPAATVAVLLSAWERLAA; the protein is encoded by the coding sequence ATGAGCAGCTCGAGCAGGCGGGACACCGCACCCGCGACGCCTCGTGTCGTGTCGACCGACCGCGGCGCGTTCGCCGTCCTGGACGCGCCCGTCCCCGGTGGCACCACTCGGCGCGGCCACGTGCTGCTCGTCCCCGGCTTCACGGGCAGCAAGGAGGACTTCGCGTTCATCCTCCCGCTGCTCGCGCGGGCCGGGTGGCACGCGACCGCGTACGACCAGCGCGGCCAGTACGAGTCGGTCGGCAAGCCGGACGACGACTACTCCGTACGCGGCCTCGCCGCCGATGCGCTCGCGCTCCAGGAGGCACTCGCTCCGCAGGGCCGGTCGCACCTGGTGGGGCACTCGTTCGGCGGGCTGGTCGCGCAGCAGGCGGTGCTCGACGACGCGTCGGCGTGGCGGAGCCTCACGCTGCTGTGCTCGGGTCCGGCCGGGTTCGCGCACCCCGACGTCGTCGCAGCAGCCGACGACCCCGAGCCGGCGCTGCGTCGGCTGCGCGGGTTCATCGAGGCCGTCCCGAGCCAAGGCCTCGAGACCGTCTTCGAGCTTCAGAACACCGACCTCGACGTACGCCCGCCCGTGCGTGCGTTCCTGCGCAAGCGGTTCCTCGCCAGCGCCCCGGAGTCGTTGTGCGCGATCGCCGAGCAGCTCATCGGCGTGCCAGACCAGGTCGACGCGCTCGCCGCAACGGACGTGCCGGTCGCGGTCGCGTACGGCAGCGGAGACGACGCGTGGCCGTTCGCTGCTCAGGAGCAGATGGCCCGGCGCCTGCGCACGGAGGCGGCGGTCATCCCCGGGACGGGGCACTCCCCTGCCACGGACGATCCCGCCGCGACCGTCGCCGTCCTGCTCTCGGCCTGGGAGCGCCTGGCCGCCTGA
- a CDS encoding SDR family NAD(P)-dependent oxidoreductase, which translates to MSLALVTGATSGIGLAFARELARRGDDLVLVARDVDRLGALADELRAAGRTVHVVPADLATRDGVARVTASICELRIDLLVNNAGSSIGKFFGDTDVAAEDAQLDLMVKAPMDLMAAALEVMRPRRSGQILNVASIAAFTPRGTYSAHKAWIVNLSQWMNIQYAREGVVTTVLCPGFVRTEFHQRMGVDPSDVPGWMWTSTNQQVRGALADLAKGKPISIPTLRYKVLGTFARYAPAGLVAAVAKKGRKIAE; encoded by the coding sequence ATGTCTCTGGCACTCGTGACCGGCGCCACGTCCGGGATCGGCCTCGCCTTCGCCCGCGAGCTCGCCCGGCGGGGCGACGACCTGGTGCTGGTCGCCCGCGACGTCGACCGGCTCGGCGCGCTCGCCGACGAGCTGCGCGCGGCCGGGCGTACGGTCCACGTCGTCCCGGCGGACCTGGCGACCCGCGACGGCGTCGCCCGCGTCACCGCCTCCATCTGCGAGCTGCGCATCGACCTGCTCGTCAACAATGCCGGGTCCTCGATCGGCAAGTTCTTCGGCGACACCGACGTCGCTGCCGAGGACGCCCAGCTCGACCTCATGGTCAAGGCGCCGATGGACCTGATGGCCGCCGCGCTCGAGGTGATGCGGCCGCGCCGTTCTGGCCAGATCCTCAACGTCGCGAGCATCGCCGCGTTCACCCCGCGCGGCACCTACTCCGCCCACAAGGCGTGGATCGTCAACCTCAGCCAGTGGATGAACATCCAGTACGCGCGTGAGGGTGTGGTCACGACCGTCCTGTGCCCGGGCTTCGTCCGTACGGAGTTCCACCAGCGGATGGGCGTCGACCCGAGCGACGTCCCCGGCTGGATGTGGACGAGCACCAACCAGCAGGTCCGCGGCGCCCTCGCCGATCTCGCGAAGGGCAAGCCGATCTCGATCCCGACGCTGCGCTACAAGGTGCTCGGGACGTTCGCCAGGTACGCGCCGGCCGGTCTGGTCGCCGCCGTCGCCAAGAAGGGCAGGAAGATCGCCGAATGA
- a CDS encoding ParA family protein, with protein sequence MTPRTAETRSGPRVLAVANQKGGVAKTTTVASLGVAMAQRGQHVLLVDLDPQASLTFSLGVDPEELELSVRDVLVGGSSVQDAVLVTDEAVHLLPSTIELAQAEETLASMTGREQRLRVALEQVADDYDWILLDCPPSLGVLTAAALTAATDLLIPLQCETLAHRGVGQLLDTVHDVRSFTNPDLHVIGVLPTAYDGRTRHARAVLEAITETYALEVVEPPIPRTVRFAEAPAYGRSILQTAATHRGALAYREVADRLLVGT encoded by the coding sequence GTGACCCCTCGCACCGCGGAGACCCGGAGCGGCCCGCGCGTGCTCGCCGTCGCCAACCAGAAGGGCGGCGTCGCAAAGACGACGACGGTCGCGTCCCTCGGTGTCGCCATGGCGCAGCGGGGCCAGCACGTGCTCCTGGTCGACCTGGACCCGCAGGCGAGCCTCACGTTCTCGCTCGGCGTCGACCCCGAGGAGCTGGAGCTCTCCGTGCGCGACGTGCTCGTGGGCGGCTCGAGCGTGCAGGACGCCGTCCTGGTGACCGACGAGGCCGTGCACCTGCTCCCGTCGACGATCGAGCTCGCGCAGGCCGAGGAGACGCTCGCGTCGATGACCGGACGCGAGCAGCGTCTGCGCGTGGCGCTCGAGCAGGTCGCGGACGACTACGACTGGATCCTGCTCGACTGCCCGCCGTCGCTCGGCGTGCTGACGGCCGCCGCGCTGACGGCGGCCACCGACCTGCTCATCCCGCTGCAGTGCGAGACGCTCGCGCACCGCGGCGTCGGCCAGCTCCTCGACACGGTGCACGACGTCCGCTCCTTCACCAACCCCGACCTGCACGTGATCGGCGTGCTGCCGACGGCGTACGACGGGCGCACGCGGCACGCCCGCGCGGTGCTCGAGGCGATCACCGAGACGTACGCGCTCGAGGTCGTCGAGCCGCCCATCCCGCGCACCGTACGGTTCGCCGAGGCACCCGCCTACGGACGCTCGATCCTGCAGACGGCGGCGACCCACCGAGGCGCTCTCGCGTACCGCGAGGTCGCCGACCGGCTCCTCGTCGGCACGTGA